From a single Rutidosis leptorrhynchoides isolate AG116_Rl617_1_P2 chromosome 5, CSIRO_AGI_Rlap_v1, whole genome shotgun sequence genomic region:
- the LOC139849802 gene encoding GDSL esterase/lipase At5g14450-like, giving the protein MTFILIIFLLLAARVARSDSSTCNIPAIYNFGDSNSDTGGIAAAFYPPGPPCGETFFKRPVGRGSDGRLIIDFIAEKLGLLYLSAYLDSIKANYTHGANFATGGATIRRVNESWFLNGVSPFSLDIQVEHFNQFKDRTTYLYNQAKDESQRINLPRPDDFEKALYTIDIGQNDLAYVFRTLGVEGSRVVIPDIISQFGASVQQLYWKGARSFWIHNTGPIGCLPVTHAKIHDPPSGYLDDIGCVKGQNVIAMEFNKKLRVKVANLRSNLPEAMFIYVDMYSAKYQLISNAKNLGFEERFTICCGYHDLDEDVYCGNKGKINGTEVFAGSCKDPTKVISWDGVHYTDAANHWIATQIANGSFSDPPVSITETCPKHMSVL; this is encoded by the exons ATGACATTCATTCTAATTATTTTCCTCTTGTTGGCTGCCCGAGTAGCTCGGTCAGATTCTTCCACATGTAACATACCGGCTATATACAATTTTGGCGATTCAAATTCTGATACTGGTGGCATAGCCGCAGCGTTTTATCCCCCGGGACCACCTTGTGGTGAAACCTTCTTCAAACGGCCCGTTGGACGAGGCAGTGATGGCCGCCTCATCATAGACTTCATTG CTGAGAAACTAGGGTTGTTGTACTTAAGTGCGTATTTGGATTCTATCAAAGCGAATTACACACATGGTGCGAATTTTGCAACGGGTGGTGCAACCATTAGGCGTGTGAACGAATCATGGTTCCTAAATGGTGTTAGTCCATTTTCACTTGACATCCAAGTTGAGCATTTTAATCAGTTTAAAGATAGAACAACTTATCTATACAATCAAG CCAAGGACGAATCTCAAAGAATAAATTTACCTAGACCGGACGATTTCGAGAAAGCTTTATACACCATCGATATAGGCCAAAATGATCTTGCCTACGTTTTTCGAACATTGGGTGTTGAAGGGAGCAGAGTTGTGATCCCCGATATTATTAGTCAGTTTGGTGCTTCAGTTCAA CAATTGTACTGGAAAGGGGCCAGGTCATTTTGGATACACAACACAGGACCTATAGGATGCTTGCCTGTCACACATGCCAAGATTCATGACCCACCCTCAGGTTACCTTGATGATATTGGGTGCGTCAAAGGTCAAAACGTTATCGCAATGGAGTTCAATAAGAAACTTAGAGTCAAAGTAGCTAATCTAAGGTCAAATCTCCCGGAAGCTATGTTTATATACGTGGACATGTACTCTGCAAAGTATCAACTAATTAGCAACGCAAAGAACCTAG gattCGAGGAACGGTTCACAATTTGTTGTGGGTATCATGATCTTGACGAGGATGTTTACTGTGGGAATAAAGGAAAGATCAACGGAACTGAAGTGTTCGCTGGATCGTGTAAAGATCCAACAAAGGTCATAAGCTGGGATGGTGTACACTACACTGATGCTGCAAACCACTGGATTGCTACCCAAATAGCAAACGGGTCGTTTTCAGATCCACCAGTGTCAATTACTGAAACATGTCCTAAGCACATGTCAGTGTTGTAA